In Phaseolus vulgaris cultivar G19833 chromosome 7, P. vulgaris v2.0, whole genome shotgun sequence, the genomic stretch TTAGTCAATCTTGTCATAGCGTATTGGTACTTAATTTACCATATTAGCAAGACTTTAAGCATAAAGTAAAAGGAAAATCGTGATATTATTGTTGTTTCATAAATGTGAGACAAAGAGCAAGATTGCTTGCTATATATGAAGATGAAACAAATTGATGAACATTGTTTGTGCTAGGATAAGGTACAAGAAACTATTAACAGTATATAATCTTGTGGTATTCACTCCAAATCTACTATCCCAAAATTGGAGAGAAGGATCTTTATTTGATCAACAAAGTCTGAGCCTGTTGCATACTCTGTTAGCAATCCAACAGCAAAACCAAACATTGCCCATCTGTTGAAATAAAATTCCCAAATGAAAATCAAAATGAGAAGGCAAAGCAGAACAAGCATAAGCATGTACATATTCATACAGTATCTGATATATTATCTCAAAATGAATACATACGCAGTCATGTTACTGAAAACATGGTCTTTAAAGAGGAGCTTAAGCTTCGAGTATCAGGTAATTAATGGCTGGATTAGCACTGAAGGAGAAACTAATTGTGCAAATCTATATGTCCTTTCATATAGAATGAATAGCAGTCTATTTCACTAGCTGATAAGTAAACTTACACAGTAAAAGTCCACACCTATATAAAGTTACATCATTGTCAAAGAGAGTAAGAACTCTACTTCGTTGGTAGAAACAACCAACTTTGACACCAATTCATTGGTGTCCAAGCCCTTAGGGAATCCATCCTCAAAAGCTAATTACTAAAACGAGGGAAACATTTAAATGCTTTATAGAGCATTTCATACTACCTAATTGAGATTTAAACATCCATCACAATACCTAAGTTCCTATGTGTTTACTTTGAATtcacatatattataaaaaagaactgtgaacaaaagagaaaaaaggaAGACAAAGAATATGAGAAAGAATATTTCTTCGGTTTATTTTTCCTTACTTAAATCAAAGCAGAGgatctgaatatatacaagtaatacactcattctaggtctAGCTAAATAGACAAAATGTAAAACAAAAAGCCAATAAAGACTAGAACATGTACAAAgagaaataactaaaaattagaaaagacaaTTGATATTAACTTCTTTTTAGAAGTCTTGTATTCATATCCTTTGTTAGCATAAGAGCAAATTTGGCCTGGTAATGCCCAACAAGTAGAATCTCAAACATAAGGTAATGGTTTAATTTGGCTttgatgatattttaaattaatttaatttagttgAGTAATTCTatgaatattttcttttatctgaGTTGTAATTGCTAtgcgtaattttttttatgcttaATCACCATTGAATTGTTGTTTCGGCTCATGTTTATGCTAGGAACAGTGAGAGATATGAGCATGACTATGAATGAAGTTAACTATATAGATAGTTTTGTTTGTGTGGTCTTTGCTTGAAATCCATAAAACTTCATGACCTTACATCCTTAATTTGACCTACAAAACTCGACCTTTTAGTAGACTTTGGGTGAAGTTTCTGCATCAAGGAAACCAGGGTTATAACTAATTTAGGGAATTTGATCTGCAACAAGGAAATTGGAAGTGGCAACTCAAAGGATGCTTTATCTAGGGAGTGTCTGGTTTCATAATCAAGAGAAATCAGTCCCCTAGTATTTTTATCTCTGTTTTTGCCTTCTTACTGGTTGTTTAAACTCCTAAAAGAAATTCCAAAAAGCCTTCATCCCAAACATAAGTGTAGATGGTTGTTCAACTTGGAAAGTGTTATTTGGACATAATCCCCGAGGACTATACTCAGTTCAGTATTCGCAAGTTTATACTACACACTAATCACCATAAGAGTGAATGTTGCCAAAAAAAATGTATGGGGTTGTCTGACACAGGAATAATTGTTCATGAAACACTTCCTAAAATGAGCAAACTTTGGACAAGTTTTGTTAACATTTTGGTGTGCCGTTGATGTTGGAGGTTCAATCCTCCACCAAACTTGACAAAAATAAGCAAattatttttccaaaataaattGAACCGAACACACATTAAAATGTTTGCCATTCCAATTAAtgaaagaaaagacaaaaaagggGACCTAGAGTTACAAATTGTTCACAAACAACAGATAAACTTATTATCATCTTGATTTTCCTACTTCATCATAACTACAGATCTAAGATTACCATCACAGTGAAAGGTGCTATGCTTTTGAATAATGAGTTTTGATATATAGCCCTGTCAAAAAAAAGGGGGAGAATATAATTGAAACCAATTTAGAAGTACTATCCCTCGAAATTTGCTAGAACGTTCAGCCAACATTTTGATCAACACCACATCACCCCCAACATTCAACCAAATATATGGTAGCTCACAATTAACTAGTTCTACCGACATTAAAAAAACTGCAATTAGCATAAACCAACGTAAGAAAAACTCAACTTTGAAAGGtcccaaaagaaaaaaaaaattaaataaattacctTCCATTGCTAATCTCATTTTTGCCAATGAATCCGAAGAAAGGACCCTGATCTGCTTCTTCAAGCTTCttctttttgaaaaactccTGCAGCTCCTTAGCCTTTTGCCTCTGAAACTCTAATGTAATGCCACTCCTATCATCTCCAACAACAGGGGCAGCCTGGGATGGAGGCTGAGAAGGAGGTGAAGGCTTCAGGGGCTGAGGGATGCTACTAGATGGTTCTCTAACAGGAGGAGCCACTGGTCTTCTCAGAGGCCCTTCAGTCTGAGAATTCCTTACAGTAACAGCAGCATAAGGTTTGGAAGAAGAAAATCTAAAGGATGAACTTGATGAAGATGTGCATGAAGGAGAGGAGGAACAAGCTGGGATTTTGATGCATGGGAATGAAGATGTCACAGACATTTTCTCTTTTGGATAGGTGATACTCAATCCTtggattttatttttgttatttttttttgtgtgccttTAACTTTTTCAGCAGTTGGCCTTTGTTTGAGCATTAGAGTTGGACATATGGTCTTATCAAAATGAAAAAGTGAGTGTGTGGACAAGGTTTGGCCAAGTATCCAATGGAAGGTGGCTTCATTTTGTGGAGAGACGCAAGGGCTGTAACTTGCACAATGACATGAATGTCGTGTTTACTCTTTATACCTCTTGGGTCGCTAAACATCAACCGTTGGATTTCTGCTAGTGTTTGACTTAAGAGAATACGCACTAcaactatttttgtttttgttttttaatttctctttctactcccattattttataaatatagaaaaattatgTGAATCTTAAAATTTATGGAATACCATATTCGGTAATAGGTCGCCAGTTTATTTTTGGTTTGGTTGTATGTATGATTATGACTGctggtaaaaaaaaatgtatgattATGACTTTAAATATTGTACTTAATATTTAATTGGGTTAAATTTCGTTTCCTCAATCATATTAGAATTGTTACCCATTACCTTTGTTTTGCTTTTCAGTGAAGTTACCATAATATCAGTCTTGTTAATTATTTACATTTGGGTATAATTGCTTTCCCTTTCCATCAATTACTGGCTATATATGTTTATAATTCATGACAagtgattaaaaataaagtttaattaattaaacataTTATAAGTTTGAGAAtattattaattgaaataatttcTCATTGTAAAAAGGCACTCgtagaaaatcaataaaaattataaaataagctAAGTGGCACTTCATTAAGTAAACAATAGCCACCAAAACTATGTTACCTATATAACCTATGTAGAACTAAACAAAACTGTTTTCCAATATTTCTTTAATCATCCTTCTGTAGTAGTACTGTTAATTACCTGTTTCCTTACCAACCAAACCTTGTCTAATATTAACTTCTATTTTCAAATTAGACTCAACATGTGTTATTATCAAATTCCGTTTGGATAAATATTGAGAGTTGTTTTAATTCGACTTTATATTGTGTTCGTTTATGATTTCTACCTTTTTCCAACAATTATgtactaataattaataataccgcatatttaataaaaaaacatttggaataacataataatatattatcttaaaacaattttgaaacGCTACAGTAAAAtgtactttaattttaattttggtatAAATTTAAATCTATGAATATGAcaacaaatcaaattaatttaattgattgGATCTTAATGACGCCATATCCAAGATGGGAGCTGCAGGAAGCCCGAATGCAAGAAAAGTGGTTCATCTTTTAGACATGATGGACGGACACTAATGGCAAAATCCCGATCAATCTTCGACAACCTATAAAGCAATTACAGCAGTATGCGCTTTTCTTTATCCTCTAAACAGATAATAAACCTTAACAATCCCCGTCTCATCATAACTTTGTTACCAAGTTGCCACACTGATGTTTTACAAAATCTTACATTTGTATATTTCTTTCTTCTAAAAAAACGCCAGATCATAGAAAGAAAACTTGGGTTAATCCTTAAAATAAGAACATGAAGTAGCATAAAAATGATGAATCAAAGGCAAAGAATTCACACATGACAAGAATTATACAAATTGATGCAGAGGAGCAAAATTTAAAGCCGCAGCAAGCAATAACAAACGCATCACTCAGGCAAGGTGTTGGTTGAATATATCTCCACGGAACTGAAACCTTTGCCTCTTTTGCCTCATCGCGAGTGATGGGTTGTTTTAACAGTGAGTGGCCCCGATGAACCTATCAACTTAATGAAACTCCAATTTACATAATCGCACAGGAACAAGTTCTGTCGTTTCCACTATCAAATTCATCATCCGATCCATCCGCTTCACTGCAGTTGATCGACAAATTGCAACGTATTGAATCAATTACAAGTAGATAGTAAAACATGAAAGCAAAATACACATATCACAAGGAAAAAGTTTATAAACTTTCATCTCAATCAACTCATGTATGAATACATAAAGGTAGTACAACCGAATACATAGAATTAAGGGTTTCAAACCTATCCATTCCTGggattaagaatgaaaaaaatcacACTATAGTTCGGCTAAACATAATTACGAGaagtgaaaataataaataaatattgacTCTTTAAGATTTTATGCATAATCACAATATTATCTTCACATCTTTAAAGTGAGAATCATTCTCTCTCTATAAGTGTgtctattaataaataatatataaacgtTATTTCTTACAACTTTTACAATTTGGAATTTATTGAAGGAGACCTGAATTTTCTGAATACTTATAATCAATATTAACACAGAGGGAATCATGATTGGGGGACAGGAGAAAAGTCAGGAGATAGGAGTAGGGAAGGGATGGGAACGTACTTCCCACCCTAACTCTGTGCGAGTGTCATCCCTACGGGGGCACTAGACCGGTAATTGACAAACTAATAGTTGCATGGTCTCATTTATAATGTACTCGTTAAAGATATATAAACAGCAATATTGAATGAAAATAGAAACATAATCTCAAGCTTTCCTATTACTACAACATGCTTTACATGACCCTGTAGTTACACGCAATTTTAAACAAGTCTTGATCCTTGCCTCTTTAAATTGAGTTCCCACAATTGTATTCTTATTCTACTTTTTATTGGATCCTGACACAAGAAATAATAATGCAAAAATCTGCTGATGTGGCATGTGCAAAAACCACTAGTACACATCAGCTAACTTTTTCCGTGTCAATAGTATCGCAAGTGAGAATTCAATGTTTTCATCCCTCAATTAGAATTAACCAAAAACCTGCTCATCTCTAACAACCAAAGCACGTTCCTTTACAAAGTCCCTTGTGAATTAGATTACTACCCAATCATCTCCTgaaaacatttcaaaagacCATAGATGCATTCCTTGCCATCCGGTCTACCAAAATTGTGATCAAACGACCATCAGGTCCAGAAACAGATGGACGGGATAGGACCATTAGTCACTGAAGGGTCATAGACTTTCAAAAGTTCAACCTACTATGGAGTGCTGAACTGAAACAAATGAGCCAAAAGATGACAGGAACAAAAAACATGACAGTTGTCCTTACAAAAGGAATTGTAATCTACTCGCTTAGAATGGTTATAAGATGTGTTTACCAGGAAATAAGCATTAGAAATCCAGAGGAAACTATTTTCTGGGTTATGGAACATTCAATCACCAACAAACAAAAATGCTGAATGCACCAATCAGCACAGCAAAAAATGCATATTTACCAGAGTAGGACAAGTGTTTAAGTCACAGGACTTCTATATATAGAAGTTGCAAATAttggattttaaattttgatagttTTGTAGGGTTGAAAAACGAGAACCGGTGAAGAACTTTCACAGGAGAccgaaggaaaaaaaaattatttctaagaTGTAGTATCACCATAGAAAACCCCTTAGAAAGGTGTACACATGTGGAAAAGGTGCATGCAAAAAAGAATTATGTGAAGCTATGAGTGCTAAAAGATTTTTTACCCCTAAAAAACAGTCACGTATATGCAAGGTGAACTTTAGTTAGAGTCAATCAAATTGATCAATACTGACACAAGAGTAATTGATCATGAGAACACTAACACATTGCACAAATTCACGCATGGAGGGCAATAAATTCAACTGCAGGTCCCTATGTATACCATGATTTAGCCTCCAAAAGTAGATGTTGTATGAGAATATCCACaatttgtttaaaataagtGTGCTAAAATGGTTTGCCTGTTATACAGGTTGATGGCGGGTTTAGTAAAATTGATTGTAAAACTGCTATGATCATCTGAAGTATCAAAAGAACTATTAAAACAAAGGTTTGGAAAGTTGATAATTCACAGAAGAAAAACCTCCTTGcatgtttatttaaaatatcaacAACAGAATTTTAAGTACATTTATCATTATCAAAAGTCGTGCAGTATTGAAAAAATCCCCAGTGTGCTTATCAAAAGAAACTTCATTTTCagacaacttaaaaaaaatggtcAGATACAAACTTGCAGCTTTTGTTGTCAAAAGAAGACACCATCAAACACCACAACATTCCCAAGGATTTGATTTCTCTAAACTGAGGAAATGCACTTTAGAGGTCAAAAATATAGTTATAACCATTGATTGGTTTTCAAAAATCAACAGTCaagatttaaataaatatagcATGCCTAAAACAGACTATGAAATCTcaaccaaattaatttttaatcaaCTGCTGTAATTGTACTTTGTCCTCTAAAGTACACCCCTAATTTTAGAGGAATCAAGTCCCCCAACTCAAGTAAAACCTGTGATAGACTTTATGCGATCAAGCAGAAAAACAAGCTGAATCTGATATCAAAACTCAACTATACAAAGAAAGTGTATGAACGTTGAAAAGATTTACAAAAGATCAAGAGCAAGCATACGCTACCAAGGTGAATCTATGACTCTATTCTTATTCCTCCAACATTGATGCCCATTGTATCAAAATGCTAGAAAATGCTCCATTTTCATGCTGTTTCCAAGTTAATCTCCCCAACCAACATGCAAACTACTTACACTTTATGCCAAACCAGTAGAACAAAAGATGTCCATGGCTCAACAAgagagtaaaaaatatttactacTAGTAaaattttcttccattttttatTTGGCAAAAAGAGCATTATTTTAGTGTAATTGATGGAAATCTTCATACAACACGAATAAACCCACTGAAGATCACAAAAGTAGTACAGCTTAATAAAAGTtgaataaataactaaataaacaCATGGTGTAGAACCTTGTATGCATTATGTGCATATACTCATAGAAAGTTTAAACTTCAAAATAAGGAGAAAAGTGCCATTTGTGTTTAGTAATGATGATTGACAAGATCAAGCTCAgaacagataaaaaaaaaggtgtaAGAAATGAGAAATAGCAGAAATTAAGCTATTGCACAACCAACAAAAAACTAAATTCAGGAATCTCTTGTATATACTTCTTCCTATGGACAAAAGAATAATTTGATCATAATGGAATTAAGTATAATGATTGAGGGTAAGGCATCCTTTAATAAAAGGTCAAAGAGAAAAACCAAACACAAGGGGTAATCAAATCAACTTAACCCTTCCAAGTTACAAATCCACTTCATATAGACCATGTAACAAAAGCCATAAACCAAACGCCATAGGAAAGCAAGCGCGAGAAATGAAAATTTCCCTGAATATTTATCTTTCCTCTCCAATTAAAGATTCAAAAAAGTCATGTTGATTGTTGCCACAGCACCGCCACTAATTTTTCCATCAAAAAACAGCTTAAAATAAAAGAAGTCAAGGACCCATTTGTTTAAGCTTTAAAAAAAGGGCCTGTGAAATATCTCTTCTTTTAGAACATTTTTCAAAAGCTATTATTTTTAGGTTACGAGAAAAGCATCCTTTTTAACACTTTTAATTGAAATTgcacatttaaaaaataaataaataggccTTAAGTTTGCAAGGAAAAATTAAGTCATACCACCATTATCCATTACAAATACAAAAAAGCTAAACAATGCAAAAACAAATGGCTTTGGTTTTAGACTAAGTAAAGAAGCTCATAATAACACAATGAGTTTTAGAGGATTACTATTAAGAGCAAATCTTTTTAGTTATCCTGGATTAAAGCATCTGAAAAAATGTTGAAGTAATAGGTTGATCATGGgttaagtaaaaacaaaaaataaaaacaggaAATGAATAAACACATAACGGTAAATTTCCATAATGACTATTATTATGTAAATTACCAGACAGAACTTGACCagagaaagaaaagaggaaCAGACTTCAAACTCCTGTTGAAAGTTAAAACCTTAATAAAGCATCAAGAAAGGTCATCCTAACCACAAGACATTTCTAGGATTCAGTAGAACTAGAGGTTAGAACACGTATCTTAGACCTCAGCCATGTAGTCTGACTTTTTCCTAATCATTCTGagtaagaaaaattattttactattattcTATAGgccatatttttaaaaactaaacatgCGATTGACTTAACAATTTTTCACACCTTTTACCCCTTGATTGTTTAGGGTGTGTTTGGTAGAGTAGAAAATAGAAGGTGTGAATGCCAATCTTTCAACACAAAGTGTGTCCAGGTGGCATAACACATTTTCATTCAATTATCAAGCCCAGTTACCAGTTTAGCCTTCAAGATACCAGTTAGACCTAACAGCATTTAGATTCAATGAGTATAAAACTCCTTAGGGGCTTGGAGAAACCATAGATGCTCCTTCTCTAATCAGATTCAGTTCACActtcaatttgaaaaaaatgaaaattcattTCATTCAACTTAGCCTCAAGCCAAAATGCTAAATGCTTCACATAATATTTATCACAACATCAGATGTTTGTGTCATTTATAATAAAGATGGGTGAAATGAAAAGGGCAAAGTATATCTGATTCACTGATGTCAATCACACAATATTAAGTATCAGGAGTTTCCATGATAAAGTCCGATAAACAAGAGAGTTAAAATTTTGCATTCAAATACCTGGGCTCAAATTCTCGAATTTCAACAAGCTCGCTACCACAATTATCCGTCCACTGCACTTTCCTTCTTTCTGCTTGACCACCAGGAGCACAAATCCCCTGTCCACCTGCTGCTTCCTGTTCACCAGCAGCCTCAACATTAACGGGTTTAACAATTTGCGGCTTCTTTATACTACTTTTAAGTGTAAGCTTTCTGTTATCATTTCCATCATCTAGATGTGCAGAAGGATCATTTCCCTTGTTGGAAACCAGAGGCCCTGGAGAGACATCATGCTGCTGGGCAGGGCCCACTTTAAGAGGAGACGGAGTATCAAGTCCTGCGGAAGTGCGACCAAAGCAAACAAAGGAGGCACAGCCGCGGGAGAGGCGATTCTTTGTAGAAGCCAGCTGGAGCTCGCGGTCAGTTTCTTGGTCTACCAACTGGTACTGGTTCCACGGCGCTACTCTCATGGGTTTATCCTCATCCCTCTGACCCAAGAGGAGAAGGCTCAGGCCCTTAGTATACCCTGAAGCCGAAGCAGAGAAGAATCCTCCTCCTTCTACTGCCAATAACATCAGTTCTGCTCATCGGCGCACCATAAAATGATTTCTATGTAAGGCTCCCTTCTCTTTGAAGAACCTAACAGCCTTATCAACCAAAAGTAACAAGAGATCAGAATGATTTTCCTTAGTTATAAAACATTCTTAACAATACTTTTCATTCCACTTACTCTTTCAACTATTAAAAGCCATAATATGCTCCGTCGAGCCAATTCAATGTCGATTAGATAAGAAAAGCACATTTCATAGCAAAAACACAGATTTGAAAAGCCTTAAGAGTTAAGAGAAGCACAATCTCACAGAACTAAAACCATTTCGAGGCATCCTCAAGTTTCCAGATGCTCAAAACGTGGTGAATCTGTTGTTCAAAGTAAATAGGTAATAAATCCACGCAGCTAAAGTTGCCACAAGTTGAGATACGTTTAGAGCCAAAATCATCAAAAtatttgtaaagaaaaaaaCTCGAAATCCACACAACTCGCTTTATCAATACTCCCAACCATCTTATATAATCCGTCATGCATATTTTCTTACCGTCCTATTGAACATGCATATGATACACACATAAATAAACAATTTCCCTTGATTCACTACAGATACAGGAAGATCTCTACCTCAATGCAACCACTCCGAGAATACGTT encodes the following:
- the LOC137829991 gene encoding uncharacterized protein, which codes for MLLAVEGGGFFSASASGYTKGLSLLLLGQRDEDKPMRVAPWNQYQLVDQETDRELQLASTKNRLSRGCASFVCFGRTSAGLDTPSPLKVGPAQQHDVSPGPLVSNKGNDPSAHLDDGNDNRKLTLKSSIKKPQIVKPVNVEAAGEQEAAGGQGICAPGGQAERRKVQWTDNCGSELVEIREFEPSEADGSDDEFDSGNDRTCSCAIM
- the LOC137829990 gene encoding light-harvesting complex-like protein OHP2, chloroplastic; amino-acid sequence: MSVTSSFPCIKIPACSSSPSCTSSSSSSFRFSSSKPYAAVTVRNSQTEGPLRRPVAPPVREPSSSIPQPLKPSPPSQPPSQAAPVVGDDRSGITLEFQRQKAKELQEFFKKKKLEEADQGPFFGFIGKNEISNGRWAMFGFAVGLLTEYATGSDFVDQIKILLSNFGIVDLE